From the genome of ANME-2 cluster archaeon, one region includes:
- a CDS encoding metal-dependent protease of the PAD1/JAB1 superfamily: MPDIKGIARSTLKFIIEVSRSSAPNEFAGLMRAEEGVIKDVIFLPGTESSQVSAVLRLYMMPNLSIAGSVHSHPSSNTNPSRADLALFARIGDYHIIVGAPYNMRSWRCYNANGHSRVLDVLDIEFDDDEDFDIL; encoded by the coding sequence ATTCCTGATATTAAAGGTATAGCCAGGTCGACCCTGAAGTTCATTATTGAGGTTTCCCGTTCATCGGCACCTAATGAGTTTGCAGGGTTGATGCGGGCTGAGGAAGGTGTCATCAAGGATGTGATATTCCTGCCCGGCACAGAATCATCACAGGTCAGCGCCGTTTTGAGATTATACATGATGCCCAATCTCAGCATCGCAGGTTCTGTTCACAGTCACCCATCATCCAACACCAACCCTTCAAGGGCCGACCTTGCACTATTTGCCAGGATAGGAGATTACCACATCATTGTTGGTGCACCGTATAATATGCGTTCATGGCGCTGCTATAATGCGAACGGTCATTCCAGGGTGCTGGATGTGCTGGATATCGAGTTCGATGACGACGAAGATTTTGACATCCTCTGA
- a CDS encoding methanogenesis marker 2 protein: MDLEKIAHELRTFEGITRKKPIADIVNIFETVREEYGDCIVDFGDDAAVLDAGTDDVVLFAADGIWGRLLDASPWWAGYSSVLVNVNDISAMGGRPLGMVNVLASSKKKACLELLNGIKAGISKFGIPMVGGHLHPDTPHTSLSVAIVGTAKKDCIIRSDTAKTGDVIIVAYDMEGQVGPNSPYSWDTTTMKSPAEVREKYLVMQTIGEAHVVNSGKDISNPGTLGTLGMLLETSHKGAAVDLEKIPVPDGVDFIQWLKIYPATGYIVTAAPENASRCIELFEEVGITACIIGEITDDKCLTMIHKNDSYQLFDFNRDIITGITL, encoded by the coding sequence CTGGACCTTGAAAAGATCGCACACGAACTCCGCACCTTTGAAGGAATCACACGAAAGAAACCCATAGCAGATATTGTCAACATCTTCGAGACAGTACGCGAAGAATACGGGGACTGTATAGTAGATTTCGGGGACGATGCAGCAGTCCTTGATGCAGGCACCGATGATGTGGTACTGTTCGCAGCCGACGGGATATGGGGTCGGCTCCTGGATGCCAGTCCCTGGTGGGCAGGCTACAGTTCGGTACTGGTCAACGTCAATGACATCTCTGCCATGGGCGGCAGGCCGCTGGGTATGGTCAATGTACTTGCCAGCAGCAAGAAAAAAGCATGTCTGGAACTGCTAAACGGCATCAAAGCAGGCATCTCCAAGTTTGGCATCCCGATGGTGGGCGGACACCTACATCCTGACACACCACATACATCGCTGTCTGTGGCCATTGTGGGCACAGCTAAAAAGGACTGCATTATACGCAGCGATACCGCAAAGACCGGGGATGTGATCATCGTGGCCTACGATATGGAAGGCCAGGTGGGCCCAAATTCTCCGTACAGCTGGGACACCACCACAATGAAGAGCCCTGCCGAAGTCAGGGAGAAATACCTGGTAATGCAGACCATAGGCGAGGCGCATGTCGTCAATTCAGGCAAGGATATCAGCAATCCGGGCACCCTTGGTACACTGGGTATGTTGCTTGAGACCAGTCATAAGGGTGCGGCAGTGGACCTGGAAAAGATACCTGTGCCTGATGGAGTGGACTTTATCCAGTGGCTCAAGATATATCCTGCCACTGGATATATTGTGACAGCCGCACCTGAAAATGCCAGTCGCTGTATCGAACTGTTCGAAGAAGTGGGTATTACCGCCTGCATAATCGGTGAGATCACTGATGATAAATGCCTGACTATGATACACAAAAATGACAGCTACCAGTTGTTTGATTTTAACAGGGATATTATCACAGGTATTACCCTGTAG
- a CDS encoding ribonuclease HI family protein: MSKFKKIFLVTDGGSRGNPGPSAIGYGIYDQDWNAIEEKSEYIGKGTNNEAEYRALVTALERAARYCKDDVEHYSDSELLVRQLNGQYRVKAVNLKPLFGKVSTVSKKFGSVKHHHVRRTDKRLAKIDGLVNDALDGAGY; encoded by the coding sequence ATGTCAAAATTTAAAAAGATCTTTTTGGTAACTGACGGGGGCTCAAGGGGTAACCCCGGCCCGTCCGCTATTGGATACGGCATCTATGACCAGGACTGGAATGCTATCGAGGAGAAGTCTGAATATATCGGGAAGGGCACCAACAACGAGGCTGAATACCGGGCGCTGGTCACTGCACTGGAGCGGGCGGCGCGCTACTGCAAGGATGATGTGGAGCATTATAGTGACAGCGAACTGCTGGTCAGGCAGTTGAACGGGCAGTACCGGGTAAAGGCCGTGAATTTAAAGCCGCTGTTCGGTAAGGTGTCGACGGTAAGCAAGAAATTCGGCTCTGTCAAACACCATCATGTTCGGCGGACAGACAAGCGGCTGGCAAAGATTGACGGGCTGGTGAATGATGCGCTGGATGGGGCTGGGTATTGA